The Malus sylvestris chromosome 14, drMalSylv7.2, whole genome shotgun sequence genome segment GAAAGAGGAAACTTTACCTTCCATCCATAAAGCGGTTGAGACCTGCAGTCTACACGTCATGGGTGGTGCAATACACACATACTtcctttttataatttttcttcgCTACTTTCCTTTGTTTGTCTTCATTTCTTACTTTCGGCATTgtatttcttaaattttttttcactttccaTGCATGTTTCTTTTCTGCAACAAGCTTTCACATTAAGTAAGTCCCCTGCatcatgcatatacatatatacatatataggtaTCCAGTTGTTAATGGTCATTGGAGATCAATCGAATAtctaatccaattaattttgttAGCCATTAAATTATAGTTTGTAATCGAATCCAATGCCCCTTAATAATATGAGGATATTTGACTACCCAGaacaaagtgttttgattataCAATTTGCCGATTGTATCAAAGATTATAATATCTATAATTTTAAATGCATATAAGATCAAAAGAATTATGAAACGATCCATAAAAAAGTATGAAACCAACGGCTTGAATTAGATTGgaatattttaaaacaaaaaatatactGAAAACTTAGATACAATGAGGATCCCCTTGTGTTAAGAATGAATTTCACATTGATGGGATGAATGACCTTATatgggcttataagtaagttgatctactccccatattgtcaattgattttatgatggaacctcaactttcttcatgttATCAGAGTAGGTTGTTCGACGTGTAAATCTCAACGGCTATGCTCCTCGTCACCTGATTATATTGTCcatgtgttaggcttgaaatttTGTCACACGTGAGGGAGCGTGTTGAGAATAAATCACACATTTCTCAAAGGCTACACTTGCTCCACATCACCTATTGTATTGTTcatgtgttaggcttgaaaattcgtcatATGTGAGGGAGCGTGTTGAAAATGAATCACACATTGATGGGGGGAAAGAACTTTACAtgagcttataagtaagttaggTTATTTTCTATATTATCAATTAGTTTAATACTGAAATCTCAACTTATTTCACCTAAAGACCCCTAAGAGCCTCATATCAAACTTACCTTTGCAAGCCACAACAGACGGAAGATGAGAAAAAGCAAATAAAAACATTACGCTTCACATGACCAAGGGTAGctaattcatccactaccaataTTGACTTCACGATAGACATGGTTGAAGCTGAACACCTGTAGATTAATTAAATTGGATTGTATGTATGTACAAGACATTTCCTTTTTACAAAACCTCAAGTATTATAGAAAACTGTTATAATTAAGAGTATAAATCtcactataaataaagaaaagaaattttgcatgtgcttatacaTATTGAATTACCCTCTATATAGTTAATCAGTTTTATAATTAAACTTCAACTTTCTTAAAAACAAAAGTGTAATTCTGCTCgtaaattattttattctttcatTACAATGAACGGCGGCCATATATTCAGTTCCATGATAGGTGGGATGTCTTTCCAGCTGGGACTTTGACTAATACCATGAGATGTACTTGTGTTGGTATGGAAAAAATCCTCGCAGGATCCATGTTTTGAGGATCTCGTAATCgtaaccgttcatcgtatatcgtgcgatcagttttcgttaggtactatttatatttaatttaaaatttaaaatttaaaatgatttctgaccgtacgatatacgatgaactgTCACGATCACGGGATCCTTAGGAAAAGAATCTGGCGAGAATCCTTTTCCGTGTTGTTATTGGTCTTATTGCCAACGgcatcctcttcggatccttttgatgaggatcttggggatccgtgaatcgtgtacattcatcatacatcatacggtcagtttttattaggtattgtttgtttttaatttgaaataaaaatatttgaaatgatttctgaccacacGATGTATAATAAATGGACACGATTTACGAATCttcggaatcctcacaaagagaatccaaagaggatccggattcgTCTTTTTGTAGTTTATGCTGTGTTGTAAAGCACATATAGCTGAGGAAGACACGATCAGCTTTTTTTGGTGCATCCATGTTTACGAGTGTTGTTATGTGTACTTCTTGTGATTTCTCCAATGCTTCATGATAGTGCATTCAGCTCaggttaaatttttatttttatttatatattgtcATAGTTAATTGTTTAGGGCATATAATTGATGACCCTTTAGAGTTATTGTTTTAGGTTTTAAGTATCCTAAAATCcaatatttacaaaatttgaaatttaaggTCAAAATAGTGATTATGCCTAGGAAATTTGATAAAGTGCTATTTTTTCGAGGCTCAAAcataaattttcttttcaaaattttgaaaaaaaaaaattgtttaaaagaCTTAAATATCCTTATAATTTTAATTGCATTATATTCAAGTCATTTGCCTATTTTTCATTTCTCGAGACCCTTTGAGAACATTTTGAGTGCTAGTCAAATCATCTCTTATCCCGAATATATATTTACTTGGTGCTAGGCGTCCAGATGAGCTCGAGTTGCTCTTGAGAGGGTCTGAAAAATAGGAACTAGACAAAGTTTTCCAATGTAGTTAGGTTTAGTTAAGTCCTTTGACACgtaaaaaaggagaaaaaaattgtaagagtttgaaaaaaaagagggaaaagGTCTTTTAACTGTTTTATAGACAACATTGTGGTTTGTCAATccaattcttttcaatttgagtGAATTGTTGCAGTGGTGAATATGCAAGTAGCATGTATCTCAGTTGGTTAAAAGTATTTGCCTATGCATTCAAGGTTCCATGTACGAATTGCTCACCCCGCTCCACGCTTTCTCAGTAAACTTCTAGGTATATCTTGTCCGCCAACCTGCACTATTCGAGGTCTGTCAGTCCAATTCTATCCACAAGAGAAAGTGCATTATCATACGATATTTAGTCAATCAAGTGGAAGTTTTGTAGCATGGTTGGTAGCCATTCTCTCAATCAAGGAAGCAAGCCAATAGCAATCCTCTCTCATGTCTATGACAGTTATTTAAATAAACTTAGTGTAGATTATCTTATcgtttctataaaaaaaaaaagttatggaGTGATCCCACAGGTAGAGGTGAATCTGCTATTTCACATCAAGGGGACATTTCAGAAATATGAagctttattttcttaatttctaaTATGCATCATGTAGATTGAtcatatttttctattttttataaaGTGATATATTTACACCGAGGGGTGGCCATTTATGTGCTAATTTACGTAATGagctaataataataaatttttatcaAACTCATCAACCACATAAGTCGAATCTAAGACCTTCAACTTTTAAGTGAAGATAAACAGTACTAGACTATAATACTAAGAGTAAGATAAAGAGAAATTATAAGCTATAGAGTAAAATAAAGATGGTTAGAAGATGATATTACGAACCGCAGTCACGACTCACTTAATTCGACTAAGAGTTGAGAGtagaaattaagaaaatagATGAGGAATGGTGGAGTATAAGTTCAAACCAACAAAACATAGATTTTTAATGAGAATCATTGCAAAATAACCAAACATGTAGACatgtccttaatttttttttttcaaaaagagATTGCACAAGGTACTCAGGATTACTCTGGTCCCCTAATGGCTTCACCACTACACATAGATGCTTACTTTTGTGTAAATTACTAACTAGTTAACGCTTGAACGTTCAGTTTAAATATGACCATACATCGtctttttaaagttttttttttaattttctaggCCCATAATAACATATATGTGGATACATGATTGATAAATTatttagaaaacttcattttaatccttaaaaaagatgagttttagattataaccatatgtaagattaaaatccaattttagtccctagcacatttaatcatatcatttattagttgtattttgatgttttattttatccttttatttttattttaatgtattaattacatttaaatttaatttttaattcattcatcataatatattttaatgtctacatttaggcaactaatttttttataatatatattccgataacaattttgtatgttctttatttaggtacattaatacatttgaatattttggtatatcCATCGGTACAAACATGTAGTTAAATTGATTCAGTATAATGCATTTCGGTCAATATAATGTATTACGTTACGTACACTTTGGTACACACATTTGagtattgacttttaggtacattaattgaattattatatttcggtaaatacatttaggtacatacattttggtattgatatttaggtacatacatttttggtattgacatttaggtacatacatttcggtattgacatttaagtacattaattcaatataatacatttcggtacatacatttaggttcattataatatatttcggtacaatcatgtaggtacaaatatttcggtacaaaaaactcaattttaaatattttggcacaatcatttctgaacacttatgtatttatatatttttgtatcacaaatttttttaaatattttctcatttacattcatttctaattaaaaaaaaactaaatatgtgcatattaataaaattaaaatttaatatggagaggttaaataaaaatacacattaaataacaaaaattgaatgtaaattttgataaaagtacactcaagggattaaattgaatatttaatctagcaccaggtttttttttaattttaatcttttgcaaggaTTAATGTTCAAAAATCCCAATAATTCCCATTGCTGAaaaattatatgtatataattattaGGATGATTTCCTTACCTTCACagacacaaaagaaaaaagtgcATGAATTATATGACCAGTTTACACCTAATTAAGACGATCATTTCCTTACCTTACCTTTCCACagacacaaaagaaaaagtgcATGAATTATATGACAAGTTTGCACCTACCATGAATGCTGTTTGAACATGGTACGTAGAATAATGAACCCAACATATTATGTGATGCAAATTAAATAGGAAAGTCAATTTCGTTACTTACTATGTTGCAAGTtcaattctaaaaaaaattaacaccaAGTCCTAGTCAACTAATAATATGTGATAATAATCCCATGCAAATCTTGAGCCTCTCATTCTCAGGGACCTAAAACAGCTTGCACATGGTAAAGTCTTCATTAACTGACTTTTGTAGATATCATGATGCGAGGATGTCATCCAAGTAAGTTCGATCGCCCGACATTTTATGTGCCATGAATATGATTAGACAAGTAGAACCATGCCgtctacataatttttcaaATTGCAATCCACTACTTAATTACGATCAGGTCAGCATTTGCAACGTACAAATGCATCCATGGAAAAGTTggaaattaaacaaattaagttTCACGTCGTTCACCAAAGATTGTATGATTGATTAAATGATTGCGTGGTGGATGAGCAATCTAAAAAATAACCTAGTACATTCCAACATGGCAACATAAAAGgcataaaatattaaatgaaaACATTGGTACTGGTTAGCATGCATTTGACTAGGTGATGTTTTAATTTTCTCCGTGAAATAATTTGTCAAATATATCTGTATTATTTGTTATTCGACTATTCGTTGAGGAGCTTTTTTTTGGTTCATGGTGGAGAACATCCATTATACGAAGTCTAAACGGGCGGATTACAAAATACAAAGCTCTAGAACCAGCATATAGAAAGAAGACGTTACTTAtgcaaacaaaacatgagtaaTAGTTCTTCACTGTTGCAATTACAAAATAGTACATAaaggaaaaaacataaaagggtttcaacccaaaaagaaaaaccctCTATAGAGGCCCAAACAGTAGAGACCTAAACATAGCTAGTAGATAAAATCCTAGAAGCCTAGGTGAGAGATAACCCCTTGCAGCTGCCCGAAAGCTAGAATCAGCCAACAACCCACATTGCCAAATCCGCACCACAAAATAATAGTTGTTCGCCTTAACATCGTACCATATACAGACCTTCAAAAAGTCCTTGATAATCAACAAAACTAAACCACAAACAAACAAcatcaaaatacccaaaacaaagcTGAATTTTATCACTAATTAACCTACAAACcgaaaggaacaaccaaaccTCACATCTACATCCACCGCCCAGAGACCAAAACACAGTTCCAATGTTGCCGAAGTAAGACATAAATTCATAAACAAAGAAGGAAGCCGGGCAGAGCTCCACGCCGAAACCAATGACTTGGTATCACACACCTTCAATTGAATGAGCAATGTTCGCTCTTAGAGTGGACAGCGGACACAAGCGCTTGGTCAAAGTTCAATTGAGGAGCTTCTAGTTGCCCTAGAATCACTGATTAGTTACTTGTGGATCATGGACTGCGAGGATGTATTTAATTGGATGATTTCATTTATATGGTTGTAACATCATAAGTTTTTGAGCTACAAGTATTACAATTTGAACTCGTTTAGAAGTTCTTTACAATTTAACCAGACATGGCCATGTTACTAATCCACTCAAATTATACATAACCAAATGAACGTCATGTTTGGCCACAAAAGGTGGTATTTGGAATTTAGGGTTTCTTGTGATCATTTTGGAAGATTGATCAAGGATTCAGCGTGGAATTCTTTAACCACAAACCCACAACAAGCATGGTGTATGGGATTTGGAGTTTCTTGTGCTCAATTTGGAAAAATTGCTCAAGGTGGAGCTAGTGGACTCATTTACAATGTTAATGTTCGGAGAGTTGGCAAGTTTAGATCAAGGTGGGGCTAGGGGACGACTCATCCATCCGATTATAAgcattttttatcatatatcgtTGAGATTGTCAATGAAGTAAAATCATATTTGAATGTGTACTTTTAATCAtgatttgatcaaactttccagGCACTTTATACTAGATGTTTGTCGGCTGGAAGATGGTTGTGGAGTCGTTAAATTCTTGGATCATGGGAATTTTCTGGGATTATGTGTTGCACTAAATTTCATGAAATCCTCTAAAATATTTAACTAACCTTGGCAACCTCCAGTAATACACTCATCAATATATATTTTAGATTATAATTAGGGAATCATTCCAAGTGTCAATCCTCTATTTTCAAACTTGCGTATGCTGCATGGGTTTCATGTCTACCCACAACATGCTTTCAATAAATTTGAAAGTTTCATATCTTTTTAATTCGAAGGACAATTATAAACGGCACAAGAGTAACTGTTTTCCTATCAAAAGAAGCAGAGACACCATTTGGAATATATCAACCTACAGTCCTGGATGCATCTTGACCAAGTACTTTCCATTATTGTAGGACACTAATAATTTTCCTCGTTGAAAATTCAATGAGTAGAATTTTAGTGAGTAGGGGAACAATTAAACAACAGTAGcctgattaattaatatatggAATAGATCATGAATGAATTTCTAGATTTTTTTACATGAGCCCTAACCTTAATTAACACAGAAGCTTCTGTGGGAgcttttaattaataatagaaACGTGTATTTACTTACAAATTGAAGAAACTTCTATATAGGAGCTTCATTTGGCCAATGCATGAATTTTGGAAAAGATATCCTATTGTAACTAAGAAACTAGATAGCTATAAACAATCCACTCTTAAATTGATAAAGATACATCGATCGAGAAATGCCTTTCGTTAGTTTAATTGAATAATCTGCATTACATATGTGCTTCACTCACTAAAATTGAAATGGAAATTGTTGGTTGGGTTTTAAATGGTGAAACCACAAATTTCAATTGATGGAATGATCGCTCTTTTAGATTTCGGTAATATGTTGTACGTCATttgaacaatatatatatatatattgtcgtTATTTGATTTCGGCATTTGAAATATTAAAATCCTCTTATCATCtatttttcttgaatgaaacacGTACATAATTAGTACTACCACATTATTGTGAATAGAGTTTATAATTCAAAAAATTAAGTAAaaggatcatatttatatttatagatTATTCATGGTGTGATGCTTAATTTCTAATATATTCTATACATAATTAATCATATCCATAGTATATTAAAACAAAACGAACACAATGAACATCATTTCTTCTCTCGTCATGTACTCCTGGCGAAAGTTTCATTACATGGCAATTCAAACGGGCTCCAACCACCCATTAACAAGTTTGGATCATGAGGTTCTGGTCCTAATAGCGATGTAGGAGCCTGCATTGTATGACTACCACTATCCATCATTTGATAAGTAGTAGACCACAATGCCTCTTGGCCTGGCAATGGCGGCAACCCGAAATCGCTTGCATATTGTACTACTTCACTTGTATCTTGATGATGACGATGCTTCTCTGGATGATGAATTAATGGGTCTAATCCACCAAAGTACATGAGGTCATTGATCCTACAATTTTCAGTGGATAAGTGATCTTGAGATAGAGTAGTGTGACATCCAAGTGACCCAACAAGAccattttgatgatgatgatcaccCATTAACTGAGTACTAGTGTTGCCTGAGCTTGCATTGTTCATGTTCAACGCCATGCTTGAAAAATCTAAAGCCGCCGGGCTGAATTCGCTAGGCAAATCTGGTAGTTGATGATCAGATCCAGTAGTACTATCTGAATTATCTGGCTTCTGGTTCAAGAAATTTGCATAAACAAGTGCAAGATCAATATGTGACCCATCTTGAGTCATCGAGGAACTTGTGGAATCACCCAACACGTTGGTGCCATAGGAATTATGAGCACCCTCATAAGTATTGGCACTACTCTTATTAGCGTTGTGCTGTGCGTGACCttgtgtggtggtggtggtggtggtggtggatagcCTTAAAGACTTGGACCCTCTTCTATTCTTGCGGCAGCCGCCTCCGACAGGGACGTTCCTGAGGGATCCACCTTTGGTCCAGTACCTCCTACAGCCCTTGCAAAAGTACCTTGGCTGAGTTAAACTATAGTTGTTGTGGTAACAAAATTTGGTGTTGGAACAACCACACCTGGGACAATTGGGAGATATGTGATGATGATCATCGTTTAGTTTCCATCCTGCTCTCTCCATCACCAATAACCCAATTCTTCATAGGCTTCATCAAAATTTCCCACACACCCTCTTCCTTGCAGagttggggagagagagagagagagagaaggctcAGTTGGGTTGCATGTAAATGAAATAGTACAGTCTATACGCTTAtatgggatatagtaatataaTTAAGAAAGCAGTTGTGTAGAGTACACAACCCCGTGCATATTGCACACTAGTGTGTTGAGAGATTTTCTCACATTGATAATGTAAATTCTGATATTTCAACATATAATTATGGTCTTAAACGATTGCTAATTGACTTTAGATCAGAAGTACGTTCTAGTTctatcaaagtatcaaaatagGCCTAATTTGTATTGTGTAATTATGTGGTTTAAGCCACGCCAAGTATGAGGGTGTGtattaattgtcaaatgatcTTTTTTTTCAGTAACATCATTTATGAGATTTGAACAGAATCCCCTTCTAATAAAATTAAGATCAACCATCGGCAATAAACCAAATATATAGTCAATagcaaattccaattaattttgagttaaatactCTAAGGCAATTAGTataagggtaatgctagagagactaaatttgtaaactaaattttataaattaaatgacatgaaagttgatgattggattattacttaagtgttgattaacgtgtttatttcttattactgacacattatttagtttgtaaattttacaaatttagtttaccTAACACTACTCTCGGTATAAAGTAAGAGGGAAGTTTGTTATATAGAAATGTTGACTGTGGTATGCGCccagggtgcgtttggtacgcagacgggacggaacgggacaggacgggacgggacggaacgggacgggatgggacggaacgggacgggacgggacggaacgaaggtgtaatttttgaaaaagacatggggtatatttgtcttaaaatggtaaaacattgtgttccacagacgtggaacaaacccgatccaggggggaggtgggacgcaaaaacatccaaaatctgtcccgtggaacagcccgttccacccatttttggcgcaccaaacgcgggacggaacgcctcgtcccgttccgtctcgtcccgtcccacgtaccaaacgcacccccAGGGAACAGTAACTtcctttaatgaacagtaattgcattttgcatctccacccctaaactgAATAGTCATGGTAATagtcaataaaatattagtattttttattttataaaataattttatttcaaattttggatatgatttttaatcgGTCTCGTTGTACCACGTTTCATTAAATAAggaattacaacccaaagtatttgagaaaatataaaattgtggtgtaaggtggaagataatgataagatatttatagagaaatttatttatttttttttaatttcggattttttattaattgtttacatttttttaattttttatattctttattaattttataatgtgTCTAACGTCAACCTTACATCATTTGGCCTTAGGCTCTCGGGCCACCAATTCAAGCCGAGCCTCTCACTCGAGCCTCCCCCGAGCCTCATTGCCTGCATGGGCTGGAGCAGATTGCTGAGGCTATTGGGTCATTTCTGTCGCCGGTCCATCGAATTCCAGCTCCCGCCGGAGATACGAGTGAGTGTAAGTGTGTCACTGTCACATCACCGTAGGCTGATAGCGGGTGTCGGTCTTTGCCACACGTAGCACGAGGTTATTGGGGCCATGATCATGCATACTCGTGACTCACGAGTCGTGACGGAGATGAAGGAAGCAAAACCCTCGAAACGGGTAATGGTTCCCTTGAGAACCAGACAGCCTTctatattatatgtttaattttaactaAGAACTCCAATTTTACTACTAATTGAGAATTCTCAATTAATCTGCAGCTTAATTAGTTAAAAATATCTATTTTTGCACTCTGAGTTTTGAGTTCGTTTCTTCTCTTTCCCATcttcatttgaaattttgagtttgatttcccCTTCTTTATCATCGCTTGTATCCTCCACAATCCATATGCATGCAACCATGCAAGTGAAACTAAAACCCCTTCTCGTTAAATGGTGACTCTTTCATCAGTTTAACATACACATCTTTATTGGTATATTTTGAAGTAGTTTTGTcttcattttatttcatttatgaTTTTCCGattcaaataaattttttaggTTTGTTGTCAT includes the following:
- the LOC126600817 gene encoding dof zinc finger protein DOF3.5-like, whose protein sequence is MERAGWKLNDDHHHISPNCPRCGCSNTKFCYHNNYSLTQPRYFCKGCRRYWTKGGSLRNVPVGGGCRKNRRGSKSLRLSTTTTTTTTQGHAQHNANKSSANTYEGAHNSYGTNVLGDSTSSSMTQDGSHIDLALVYANFLNQKPDNSDSTTGSDHQLPDLPSEFSPAALDFSSMALNMNNASSGNTSTQLMGDHHHQNGLVGSLGCHTTLSQDHLSTENCRINDLMYFGGLDPLIHHPEKHRHHQDTSEVVQYASDFGLPPLPGQEALWSTTYQMMDSGSHTMQAPTSLLGPEPHDPNLLMGGWSPFELPCNETFARST